In Zingiber officinale cultivar Zhangliang chromosome 8B, Zo_v1.1, whole genome shotgun sequence, a single genomic region encodes these proteins:
- the LOC122015998 gene encoding glutamate receptor 3.1-like isoform X1, which produces MLSLLPLLLCIFSSTIRAAQGPSPRPSVVHVGALLTFDSTIGRVAKVAIDAAREDVNSDPAVLAGTRLDVEMRDTNCSGFLGMAEAMQFMELDTVAIVGPQCSTIAHVISHVANELHVPLLSFSATDPTLTALEYPYFVRTTQSDLFQMAAIAAIVDYFQWKQVIAVYVDDDYGRNGIAALSDVLAEKRCKLAYKASLSPTATRTDVTNLLVKIALMESRIIVLHSNQDYGPMILSVAYYLEMMSNGYVWISTDWLSSLLDSKGPLSSYTMSTMQGIITLRQHTEESDRKSDLISRWSNLTRKESGNFRLNSYGFYAYDTVWMLAKAIDSFFDDGGIISFSNDSRLQDSTAGTLHLDAMNIFNGGDLLLDKVRSTHFDGSTGVFQFDFDGNLIHPAYDIINVIGTGSRTIGYWSNYSGLSVVPPETLYTKPLNVSPSRDQLYSVIWPGETTIRPRGWVFPNNGKELKIGYPLRVGYTEFVSKSPTTDTAKGYCIDVFTAAVNLLPYAVPFKLIPFGDGHDNPNYTALVNMVATQEFDAAVGDIAIVTSRTKIVDFTQPYLSSGLVILAPIRRHKSNAWAFLQPFTLEMWCVIGILFIMIGTVVWTLEHRLNDEFRGPPRKQLITIFWFSFSTLFFAHRESTVSTLGRSVLLIWLFVVLIIQSSYTASLTSILTVQKLSTTVEGIDSLRTGNGFIGFQVGSFAENYMVEELRIPRSRLKALSPEEYAEALELGSDNGGVTAIVDELGYVEIFLSKNCQFSIVGPEFTKNGWGFVFQRDSPLAVDMSTAILTLSENGDLQRIHDKWFTRAACFSESEEIDSERLSLSSFWGLFLICGISCFLALLIYLTGVIYQYIHLPSTHQQDPSSHRMSKLGRSFREFFSFLNDKEEDVEKRYSQRGHKPDGDVSVNLET; this is translated from the exons ATGCTGTCCCTGCTTCCGCTCCTCCTATGCATTTTCTCAAGCACCATTCGGGCGGCACAGGGACCCTCGCCAAGGCCTTCCGTCGTGCACGTTGGAGCTCTCCTAACATTCGATTCCACCATCGGAAGAGTCGCCAAGGTCGCCATCGATGCCGCAAGGGAGGATGTCAACTCCGATCCTGCTGTTCTTGCAGGCACCAGGCTGGATGTTGAAATGAGGGACACCAATTGCAGTGGGTTCCTTGGCATGGCGGAAG CTATGCAGTTCATGGAGTTGGATACCGTTGCAATAGTTGGGCCACAGTGCTCGACCATTGCTCATGTTATCTCTCACGTTGCCAATGAGCTCCATGTTCCTTTGCTCTCATTTTCAGCCACAGACCCTACTCTTACCGCACTTGAATACCCCTACTTTGTGCGAACAACACAAAGTGATCTGTTCCAAATGGCTGCAATAGCAGCAATAGTAGACTACTTCCAGTGGAAGCAGGTGATTGCtgtatatgttgatgatgatTATGGCAGAAATGGAATAGCTGCCTTAAGTGATGTGCTTGCTGAAAAGCGCTGCAAGTTAGCTTATAAAGCTTCACTTTCGCCTACAGCAACAAGGACTGATGTCACAAATTTACTAGTGAAGATTGCATTGATGGAATCTCGCATTATCGTGTTGCATTCGAATCAAGATTATGGTCCTATGATTCTTTCTGTGGCATATTATCTTGAAATGATGTCTAATGGGTATGTTTGGATCTCGACAGATTGGCTTTCTTCTCTGTTAGATTCCAAAGGACCTCTTTCTTCCTACACAATGTCCACAATGCAAGGGATCATTACACTTCGCCAGCACACAGAAGAATCGGACAGGAAGAGTGATTTAATTTCTAGGTGGAGCAACTTGACCAGAAAGGAGAGCGGGAACTTTCGACTTAACTCTTATGGTTTCTATGCGTATGATACTGTGTGGATGTTGGCTAAGGCAATAGACTCTTTCTTTGATGATGGTGGAATCATTTCCTTCTCGAATGATTCAAGATTACAAGATTCCACAGCGGGAACTCTTCACCTTGATGCAATGAATATATTTAATGGCGGAGATCTTCTGCTTGATAAGGTAAGAAGCACCCATTTTGACGGCAGCACTGGAGTTTTTCAGTTTGATTTCGATGGGAATCTCATTCATCCGGCATATGATATTATAAATGTGATTGGAACTGGATCAAGAACTATTGGCTACTGGTCCAATTATTCCGGTTTATCAGTTGTGCCTCCTGAAACCTTGTATACAAAGCCACTTAATGTTTCTCCTTCAAGGGATCAACTCTACAGCGTCATCTGGCCCGGTGAAACAACAATTAGACCTCGAGGATGGGTCTTTCCTAACAATGGGAAAGAACTAAAAATTGGTTACCCTCTAAGAGTTGGTTATACGGAATTCGTCTCAAAGTCACCAACAACTGACACTGCTAAAGGTTACTGCATTGATGTCTTTACTGCTGCTGTCAACTTACTGCCTTATGCTGTTCCTTTCAAGTTGATACCATTTGGGGATGGGCATGACAATCCTAACTACACAGCACTGGTAAATATGGTTGCCACACAG GAATTTGATGCTGCTGTTGGTGATATCGCCATTGTTACTAGTCGGACGAAGATTGTTGACTTCACACAGCCATATTTGTCTTCTGGTCTTGTTATATTAGCTCCAATCAGAAGGCACAAATCAAATGCTTGGGCATTCCTACAACCCTTTACTCTGGAGATGTGGTGTGTTATAGGCATTTTATTTATCATGATAGGAACTGTAGTTTGGACGCTTGAACACCGGCTCAATGATGAGTTTCGTGGCCCTCCAAGGAAACAATTGATCACAATCTTTTG GTTCAGCTTCTCAACCTTGTTTTTTGCACACA GAGAGAGCACTGTGAGCACGCTAGGACGTTCAGTGCTACTAATCTGGCTTTTTGTGGTACTGATCATCCAATCTAGCTACACTGCAAGCTTGACATCGATCCTCACAGTGCAAAAGCTCTCAACGACCGTAGAAGGAATTGATAGCTTGAGAACCGGCAATGGATTTATCGGGTTTCAGGTTGGTTCGTTTGCTGAAAATTATATGGTCGAGGAGCTAAGGATTCCCAGATCCAGACTTAAAGCCCTCTCGCCAGAAGAGTATGCCGAAGCCCTTGAACTGGGCTCCGATAATGGAGGTGTTACTGCCATTGTCGATGAACTTGGCTACGTTGAGATTTTCCTATCAAAAAATTGCCAATTCTCAATCGTTGGACCAGAATTTACCAAAAATGGCTGGGGTTTT GTCTTCCAAAGGGACTCTCCTTTAGCGGTTGACATGTCGACAGCAATTCTCACTTTGTCTGAGAATGGAGATCTCCAGAGGATCCACGACAAATGGTTCACAAGGGCTGCTTGCTTCTCTGAATCAGAAGAAATCGATTCAGAACGGCTCAGTCTTAGCAGCTTCTGGGGGTTGTTTCTCATATGTGGGATCTCATGCTTCTTGGCTCTCCTCATATACTTAACCGGCGTGATATACCAGTACATCCATCTACCTTCCACTCATCAGCAAGACCCTTCCAGCCATAGAATGTCTAAATTGGGACGCAGCTTTCGCGAGTTCTTTTCGTTTCTCAACGACAAGGAAGAGGACGTCGAGAAGAGATATTCTCAGAGAGGACACAAGCCCGACGGTGATGTCTCTGTTAACCTTGAAACATGA
- the LOC122013734 gene encoding uncharacterized protein LOC122013734, with product MEIVASDKRRNWFSGNHVDLGYFQYVDPAEAKYQMDRQILLGQELTVVFAEDNRKKALRDEGKRRKEFILIHSPSPLILVIQNITAMCMTTEEHHVAPSHLAILAPVLTHSNIRTLHAVLGHVRETFSAKEAPLLGNI from the exons ATGGAGATAGTGGCTAGTGATAAAAGAAGAAATTGGTTTTCAG GGAACCACGTGGATTTGGGTTATTTTCAATATGTTGATCCAGCTGAAGCCAAGTATCAAATGGACAGGCAAATTCTTCTTGGTCAGGAATTAACTGTTGTATTTGCAGAGGACAACAGAAAAAAAGCCCTCCGAGATGAGGGCAAGAGAAGGAAG GAGTTCATACtgatacattcaccatcaccactaatattggttatccaaaatataa CGGCCATGTGTATGACCACTGAAGAACACCACGTCGCTCCCTCTCACCTCGCTATTCTCGCTCCCGTTCTCACTCACAGCAATATTCGCACCCTCCATGCGGTGTTAGGTCATGTTCGAGAAACCTTCTCCGCAAAGGAGGCACCACTCCTAGGTAACATCTAG
- the LOC122015998 gene encoding glutamate receptor 3.1-like isoform X2 → MLSLLPLLLCIFSSTIRAAQGPSPRPSVVHVGALLTFDSTIGRVAKVAIDAAREDVNSDPAVLAGTRLDVEMRDTNCSGFLGMAEDWLSSLLDSKGPLSSYTMSTMQGIITLRQHTEESDRKSDLISRWSNLTRKESGNFRLNSYGFYAYDTVWMLAKAIDSFFDDGGIISFSNDSRLQDSTAGTLHLDAMNIFNGGDLLLDKVRSTHFDGSTGVFQFDFDGNLIHPAYDIINVIGTGSRTIGYWSNYSGLSVVPPETLYTKPLNVSPSRDQLYSVIWPGETTIRPRGWVFPNNGKELKIGYPLRVGYTEFVSKSPTTDTAKGYCIDVFTAAVNLLPYAVPFKLIPFGDGHDNPNYTALVNMVATQEFDAAVGDIAIVTSRTKIVDFTQPYLSSGLVILAPIRRHKSNAWAFLQPFTLEMWCVIGILFIMIGTVVWTLEHRLNDEFRGPPRKQLITIFWFSFSTLFFAHRESTVSTLGRSVLLIWLFVVLIIQSSYTASLTSILTVQKLSTTVEGIDSLRTGNGFIGFQVGSFAENYMVEELRIPRSRLKALSPEEYAEALELGSDNGGVTAIVDELGYVEIFLSKNCQFSIVGPEFTKNGWGFVFQRDSPLAVDMSTAILTLSENGDLQRIHDKWFTRAACFSESEEIDSERLSLSSFWGLFLICGISCFLALLIYLTGVIYQYIHLPSTHQQDPSSHRMSKLGRSFREFFSFLNDKEEDVEKRYSQRGHKPDGDVSVNLET, encoded by the exons ATGCTGTCCCTGCTTCCGCTCCTCCTATGCATTTTCTCAAGCACCATTCGGGCGGCACAGGGACCCTCGCCAAGGCCTTCCGTCGTGCACGTTGGAGCTCTCCTAACATTCGATTCCACCATCGGAAGAGTCGCCAAGGTCGCCATCGATGCCGCAAGGGAGGATGTCAACTCCGATCCTGCTGTTCTTGCAGGCACCAGGCTGGATGTTGAAATGAGGGACACCAATTGCAGTGGGTTCCTTGGCATGGCGGAAG ATTGGCTTTCTTCTCTGTTAGATTCCAAAGGACCTCTTTCTTCCTACACAATGTCCACAATGCAAGGGATCATTACACTTCGCCAGCACACAGAAGAATCGGACAGGAAGAGTGATTTAATTTCTAGGTGGAGCAACTTGACCAGAAAGGAGAGCGGGAACTTTCGACTTAACTCTTATGGTTTCTATGCGTATGATACTGTGTGGATGTTGGCTAAGGCAATAGACTCTTTCTTTGATGATGGTGGAATCATTTCCTTCTCGAATGATTCAAGATTACAAGATTCCACAGCGGGAACTCTTCACCTTGATGCAATGAATATATTTAATGGCGGAGATCTTCTGCTTGATAAGGTAAGAAGCACCCATTTTGACGGCAGCACTGGAGTTTTTCAGTTTGATTTCGATGGGAATCTCATTCATCCGGCATATGATATTATAAATGTGATTGGAACTGGATCAAGAACTATTGGCTACTGGTCCAATTATTCCGGTTTATCAGTTGTGCCTCCTGAAACCTTGTATACAAAGCCACTTAATGTTTCTCCTTCAAGGGATCAACTCTACAGCGTCATCTGGCCCGGTGAAACAACAATTAGACCTCGAGGATGGGTCTTTCCTAACAATGGGAAAGAACTAAAAATTGGTTACCCTCTAAGAGTTGGTTATACGGAATTCGTCTCAAAGTCACCAACAACTGACACTGCTAAAGGTTACTGCATTGATGTCTTTACTGCTGCTGTCAACTTACTGCCTTATGCTGTTCCTTTCAAGTTGATACCATTTGGGGATGGGCATGACAATCCTAACTACACAGCACTGGTAAATATGGTTGCCACACAG GAATTTGATGCTGCTGTTGGTGATATCGCCATTGTTACTAGTCGGACGAAGATTGTTGACTTCACACAGCCATATTTGTCTTCTGGTCTTGTTATATTAGCTCCAATCAGAAGGCACAAATCAAATGCTTGGGCATTCCTACAACCCTTTACTCTGGAGATGTGGTGTGTTATAGGCATTTTATTTATCATGATAGGAACTGTAGTTTGGACGCTTGAACACCGGCTCAATGATGAGTTTCGTGGCCCTCCAAGGAAACAATTGATCACAATCTTTTG GTTCAGCTTCTCAACCTTGTTTTTTGCACACA GAGAGAGCACTGTGAGCACGCTAGGACGTTCAGTGCTACTAATCTGGCTTTTTGTGGTACTGATCATCCAATCTAGCTACACTGCAAGCTTGACATCGATCCTCACAGTGCAAAAGCTCTCAACGACCGTAGAAGGAATTGATAGCTTGAGAACCGGCAATGGATTTATCGGGTTTCAGGTTGGTTCGTTTGCTGAAAATTATATGGTCGAGGAGCTAAGGATTCCCAGATCCAGACTTAAAGCCCTCTCGCCAGAAGAGTATGCCGAAGCCCTTGAACTGGGCTCCGATAATGGAGGTGTTACTGCCATTGTCGATGAACTTGGCTACGTTGAGATTTTCCTATCAAAAAATTGCCAATTCTCAATCGTTGGACCAGAATTTACCAAAAATGGCTGGGGTTTT GTCTTCCAAAGGGACTCTCCTTTAGCGGTTGACATGTCGACAGCAATTCTCACTTTGTCTGAGAATGGAGATCTCCAGAGGATCCACGACAAATGGTTCACAAGGGCTGCTTGCTTCTCTGAATCAGAAGAAATCGATTCAGAACGGCTCAGTCTTAGCAGCTTCTGGGGGTTGTTTCTCATATGTGGGATCTCATGCTTCTTGGCTCTCCTCATATACTTAACCGGCGTGATATACCAGTACATCCATCTACCTTCCACTCATCAGCAAGACCCTTCCAGCCATAGAATGTCTAAATTGGGACGCAGCTTTCGCGAGTTCTTTTCGTTTCTCAACGACAAGGAAGAGGACGTCGAGAAGAGATATTCTCAGAGAGGACACAAGCCCGACGGTGATGTCTCTGTTAACCTTGAAACATGA